Proteins from a genomic interval of Rhodopseudomonas julia:
- a CDS encoding adenylate kinase, producing the protein MRLIILGPPGAGKGTQAQRLVEKHGLVQLSTGDMLRGAAAAGSDVGLKAKAIMDNGNLVPDEVVINIVSERLDEPDVQKGFVLDGFPRTLPQADALEVLLAEKGMPLDGVVLLTVEDEALVERVAGRYSCAKCGEIYHDKTKKPAKEGVCDVCGSTEFRRRDDDNAETIRRRLSAYYRDTAPLVGYYWAKGKLRQVDGMTSAKDVAAAIEDVMGDLKG; encoded by the coding sequence ATGAGACTGATCATTCTGGGACCTCCCGGAGCCGGGAAGGGCACCCAGGCCCAGCGCCTTGTAGAGAAGCACGGCCTCGTGCAGCTTTCGACCGGTGATATGCTTCGCGGCGCGGCCGCTGCGGGCAGTGACGTCGGCCTCAAGGCGAAGGCCATTATGGACAACGGCAATCTCGTCCCTGACGAGGTTGTCATCAACATCGTGTCTGAGCGGCTCGACGAGCCGGACGTTCAGAAGGGCTTCGTGCTCGACGGCTTCCCGCGGACTTTGCCGCAGGCGGATGCACTTGAAGTTCTGCTCGCGGAAAAGGGCATGCCGCTCGACGGTGTCGTGCTTTTGACCGTCGAAGACGAGGCTCTGGTCGAGCGCGTGGCTGGTCGGTATTCTTGCGCCAAATGTGGCGAGATCTACCACGACAAGACGAAGAAGCCGGCGAAAGAAGGCGTCTGCGACGTTTGCGGCTCGACCGAATTCCGGCGGCGCGACGACGACAACGCGGAAACGATTCGCCGGCGGCTCTCGGCCTATTATCGGGATACGGCACCCCTCGTTGGCTATTACTGGGCGAAGGGAAAGCTCCGTCAGGTCGACGGAATGACGTCTGCAAAAGACGTTGCAGCCGCGATTGAAGACGTTATGGGCGATTTGAAGGGCTGA
- the rpsM gene encoding 30S ribosomal protein S13 gives MARIAGVNIPTNKRVVIALQAIHGIGPAMAREIAEKANIDLSRRVNELSDAEILQIREAIDRDYIVEGDLRREVAMNIKRLMDLGCYRGLRHRRGLPVRGQRTHTNARTRKGPAKAIAGKKK, from the coding sequence GTGGCACGTATTGCTGGCGTCAACATTCCGACCAACAAGCGCGTCGTGATCGCGCTGCAGGCCATCCATGGAATTGGACCGGCCATGGCGCGTGAAATCGCTGAAAAAGCGAACATCGACTTGTCACGTCGCGTCAACGAGCTGTCGGATGCGGAGATCTTGCAGATCCGCGAGGCGATCGACCGCGACTACATCGTCGAGGGCGATCTGCGTCGTGAGGTGGCAATGAACATCAAGCGGCTGATGGATCTCGGCTGCTATCGCGGGCTGCGCCATCGGCGCGGGCTGCCGGTGCGTGGACAGCGTACCCATACCAATGCCCGGACTCGTAAGGGACCGGCCAAGGCAATCGCCGGCAAGAAGAAATAA
- the rpsK gene encoding 30S ribosomal protein S11: MAKDTTRVRRRERKNITSGIAHVSSTFNNTMITITDVQGNAISWSSAGAMGFKGSRKSTPYAAQIAAETAAQKAQEHGMRTLEVEVSGPGSGRESALRALQAAGFTITSIRDVTPIPHNGCRPPKRRRV, encoded by the coding sequence ATGGCGAAAGATACCACCAGGGTGCGTCGGCGCGAACGTAAGAACATTACGTCGGGCATTGCTCACGTGAGTTCGACGTTCAACAACACGATGATCACCATCACGGATGTTCAGGGTAACGCGATTTCGTGGTCCTCTGCCGGCGCGATGGGGTTCAAAGGGTCGCGCAAGTCGACGCCCTATGCCGCTCAGATTGCGGCTGAGACTGCTGCCCAGAAGGCGCAGGAGCATGGCATGCGGACGCTCGAGGTCGAGGTTTCCGGCCCAGGGTCCGGCCGCGAATCGGCGCTGCGCGCGCTGCAGGCTGCGGGCTTCACCATTACCTCGATCCGTGACGTGACGCCGATCCCCCATAACGGCTGCCGTCCCCCGAAGCGGCGCCGCGTCTGA
- a CDS encoding DNA-directed RNA polymerase subunit alpha: protein MIQKNWQDLIKPNKLDVKHGSDASRIATVVAEPLERGFGLTLGNALRRVLLSSLQGAAVTSLQIDGVLHEFSSIAGVREDVTDIVLNVKEIAIKMESEGPKRLTLRKSGPGVVLAGDIQTVGDIEVLNPDHVLCTLDEGADIRMELTVDTGKGYVPADRNRPEDAPIGLIPVDSLYSPVKKVSYRVENTREGQVLDYDKLTLSLETDGSVSPDDAVAYAARILQDQLSIFVNFDEPKKEEVHEATPELAFNPALLKKVDELELSVRSANCLKNDNIVYIGDLIQKTEAEMLRTPNFGRKSLNEIKEVLASMGLHLGMEVANWPPDNIDDLAKRFEDQY, encoded by the coding sequence GTGATACAAAAGAACTGGCAGGATCTCATTAAGCCGAACAAGCTTGATGTGAAGCACGGGTCCGATGCGAGCCGCATCGCTACCGTCGTCGCAGAACCGCTTGAGCGCGGCTTCGGCCTGACGCTCGGCAATGCGCTGCGTCGCGTGCTGTTGTCGTCGCTGCAGGGTGCGGCGGTGACCAGCTTGCAGATCGATGGCGTGCTGCACGAATTTTCCTCCATCGCCGGCGTTCGGGAAGATGTCACAGACATCGTCCTCAATGTGAAAGAGATCGCCATCAAGATGGAGAGCGAAGGTCCGAAGCGGCTGACGCTCAGGAAGTCCGGCCCGGGCGTGGTCCTGGCTGGCGATATCCAAACTGTCGGCGACATCGAAGTCCTCAATCCTGATCACGTTCTGTGCACGCTCGACGAGGGCGCCGATATCCGCATGGAGCTGACGGTCGATACGGGTAAGGGCTACGTTCCTGCTGATCGGAATCGCCCGGAAGATGCGCCGATCGGGCTCATCCCGGTCGACAGCCTCTATTCGCCGGTCAAGAAGGTGTCCTATCGCGTCGAGAATACGCGCGAAGGCCAGGTGCTCGACTACGACAAGCTGACGTTGTCGCTGGAGACCGACGGTTCGGTTTCGCCGGACGATGCGGTCGCCTACGCTGCGCGGATCCTGCAGGATCAGCTTTCGATCTTCGTCAACTTCGACGAGCCGAAGAAGGAAGAGGTCCACGAGGCTACTCCGGAGCTCGCCTTCAATCCGGCGCTTCTGAAGAAGGTCGACGAGCTCGAGCTTTCGGTTCGTTCGGCCAACTGCTTGAAGAACGACAACATCGTCTATATCGGCGACCTCATTCAGAAGACCGAGGCGGAGATGCTGCGCACTCCGAACTTCGGCCGCAAGTCGCTGAATGAGATCAAGGAGGTTCTCGCCTCCATGGGCCTGCATCTCGGTATGGAAGTGGCCAATTGGCCGCCCGACAATATCGACGATCTCGCCAAACGCTTTGAAGATCAATACTAA
- the rplQ gene encoding 50S ribosomal protein L17: MRHRKTGRKLNRTSSHRQAMFANMAAALIRHEQIVTTLPKAKELRPFVEKLVTLGKRGDLHARRIAMSRLRDEEMVKKLFETIGPRYGERNGGYTRVLKAGFRYGDSAPVGVIEFVDRDEDARGAGDRARMEAAEVAEAAA; the protein is encoded by the coding sequence ATGCGCCACAGAAAGACCGGCCGTAAGCTGAACCGGACGTCGAGCCATCGTCAGGCGATGTTCGCCAACATGGCAGCGGCGCTCATTCGCCACGAGCAGATCGTGACAACCCTGCCGAAGGCGAAGGAGCTCAGGCCGTTCGTGGAGAAGCTCGTCACGCTTGGAAAGCGCGGCGACCTGCATGCGCGCCGTATCGCGATGTCGCGGCTGCGTGACGAAGAGATGGTCAAGAAGCTCTTCGAGACGATCGGGCCGCGCTACGGCGAGCGCAACGGCGGTTACACGCGCGTGCTCAAAGCTGGGTTCCGTTATGGTGACAGTGCGCCTGTGGGCGTGATCGAATTCGTCGATCGCGACGAGGATGCGCGCGGCGCCGGAGATCGGGCTCGCATGGAAGCGGCCGAGGTCGCGGAAGCTGCGGCGTAA
- a CDS encoding DegQ family serine endoprotease, translated as MTSFRQFRLACCVLLASAGFSSGILVAVPPAHAQDVPQSREEISLSFAPIVKKAAPAVVNVYAKQIVRTAPSPFADDPFFRHFFGDGGGFGSPFGVPRERARNSLGSGVIVDASGLVVTNYHVIRGADEVKVALSDGREFEAEILLRDEQSDLAVLKISDGEADFPTLAFADSDDLEVGDLVLAIGNPFGVGQTVTSGIVSAVARTEVGISDMSFFIQTDAAINPGNSGGALIDVKGRLVGINSAIFSRSGGSNGIGFAIPSNMAQAVAAQALAGGTEVVRPWIGATFQKVTPDIARSLDLPRPQGALVVKVFEGSPAEKAGLAVGDLVLSADGYEVANPRSLEYRLTIKGIGETEKLVVLRDGAQQTLTVSLESAPETVRADEQLLEGYSPLTGATVANLSPRLAERLRLPSDQEGVAVTKVEPRSPAAQLGLQAGDIVVAVQGHAVESSRELKRMTSRKQRLWRLTINRGGRVSRLVIGG; from the coding sequence GTGACGTCGTTTCGTCAGTTTCGCCTTGCCTGCTGTGTCCTGCTCGCCTCTGCCGGTTTCTCGAGCGGTATCCTCGTCGCCGTGCCCCCGGCGCATGCCCAGGACGTGCCTCAAAGCCGGGAAGAGATTTCTCTCTCCTTTGCGCCCATTGTGAAGAAAGCTGCACCGGCCGTCGTCAACGTTTATGCGAAGCAGATCGTGCGCACTGCGCCGTCGCCCTTCGCGGACGACCCGTTCTTCCGGCATTTCTTTGGTGATGGGGGAGGCTTCGGCTCACCTTTCGGTGTGCCGCGCGAGCGGGCGCGCAATTCGCTCGGCTCCGGCGTCATTGTCGATGCGTCCGGTCTCGTCGTCACGAACTACCACGTCATTCGCGGCGCCGACGAAGTGAAGGTGGCCTTGTCCGACGGACGCGAGTTCGAAGCCGAGATACTTTTGCGTGACGAGCAGAGCGATCTCGCGGTCCTGAAGATCTCGGACGGCGAGGCAGACTTCCCAACGCTCGCCTTCGCCGATTCGGACGATCTCGAGGTGGGCGATCTCGTGCTCGCGATCGGCAACCCTTTCGGTGTGGGACAGACGGTGACGAGCGGCATCGTTTCGGCGGTGGCACGTACCGAGGTCGGCATCTCCGACATGTCATTCTTCATTCAGACCGATGCGGCGATTAACCCGGGCAATTCCGGTGGCGCATTGATCGATGTGAAGGGGCGCCTCGTCGGCATCAATTCGGCGATCTTTTCGCGCTCCGGTGGGTCGAACGGGATCGGTTTTGCTATTCCCTCCAACATGGCGCAGGCCGTGGCCGCTCAGGCGCTTGCCGGGGGCACGGAAGTGGTGCGGCCGTGGATCGGCGCGACCTTCCAGAAGGTGACGCCTGATATTGCCCGCTCACTTGATCTGCCGCGTCCGCAGGGCGCGCTCGTCGTCAAGGTGTTCGAGGGCTCTCCTGCCGAAAAGGCCGGTCTTGCGGTCGGCGATCTTGTTTTGTCCGCCGATGGCTACGAGGTGGCCAATCCTCGCTCGCTTGAATATCGGCTGACGATCAAGGGCATCGGGGAGACGGAAAAACTCGTCGTCCTTCGCGATGGCGCACAGCAGACCCTGACGGTTTCTCTCGAATCAGCGCCGGAGACGGTGCGGGCCGACGAGCAGCTTCTCGAAGGCTATTCGCCGCTCACCGGCGCGACGGTCGCCAATCTTTCGCCGAGGCTTGCGGAGAGACTGCGGCTGCCGAGCGATCAAGAGGGCGTCGCGGTGACAAAGGTGGAACCGCGTTCACCTGCCGCACAGCTCGGTCTGCAGGCTGGCGATATTGTTGTTGCCGTGCAGGGGCACGCTGTTGAATCGTCTCGCGAACTGAAGCGCATGACGAGCCGAAAGCAGCGCCTGTGGCGGCTTACGATCAACCGCGGCGGTCGGGTGTCGCGGCTTGTTATCGGCGGATGA
- a CDS encoding replication-associated recombination protein A, whose translation MSDNLFTAAGLEKSAPQPLPDRLRPKKLADVVGQPHLTGEDGTLTRMLRTRSLGSLVFWGPPGTGKTTVARLLARETDLYFQQLSAIFSGVADLKKHFEAARARRQTGQGTLLFVDEIHRFNRAQQDSFLPVMEDGTVTLVGATTENPSFELNAALLSRAAVLVFRPLDAAALAKLVERAEKEEGRKLPLDEEARGVLLRMADGDGRAVLALAEEVWRAAGKDETFDAKRLQEVLQRRAPIYDKSQDGHYNLISALHKSVRGSDPQAALYYLGRMLDAGEDPMYLARRVIRMAVEDIGLADPQGLVQANAAKEAYHMLGTPEGELALAQAVVYLATAPKSNALYKAYGAARRTAKEAGSLPPPKHILNAPTKLMQSEGYGAGYAYDHAQEEAFSGQDYFPDELDRQEFYVPTGRGFEAELKRRLDHWDRLRRERAKDQDET comes from the coding sequence TTGTCGGACAATCTCTTTACAGCAGCCGGATTGGAAAAAAGCGCGCCGCAGCCATTGCCCGATCGGCTGCGGCCCAAGAAGCTCGCCGATGTCGTGGGTCAGCCGCATCTGACGGGTGAAGACGGCACGCTCACGCGAATGCTCCGCACTCGTTCGCTCGGCTCTCTGGTCTTCTGGGGGCCGCCAGGTACGGGAAAGACCACGGTCGCGCGGCTTCTGGCTCGCGAAACGGACCTTTATTTCCAGCAGCTTTCAGCGATCTTTTCGGGCGTTGCCGACCTCAAGAAGCATTTCGAGGCGGCGCGAGCCCGCCGGCAGACGGGGCAGGGGACGCTCCTCTTCGTCGACGAAATTCACCGCTTCAATCGCGCCCAGCAGGACAGTTTTCTTCCCGTCATGGAGGACGGGACAGTCACGCTCGTCGGTGCGACCACCGAAAATCCGTCCTTTGAGCTCAATGCGGCGCTCCTCTCTCGGGCTGCTGTTCTGGTGTTTCGTCCGCTCGATGCGGCCGCGCTGGCCAAGCTGGTGGAGCGCGCAGAAAAAGAGGAAGGGCGGAAGTTGCCGCTCGACGAGGAGGCGCGCGGCGTTCTCCTGCGTATGGCCGACGGTGACGGACGGGCGGTCCTCGCGCTGGCGGAAGAGGTCTGGCGCGCAGCGGGAAAGGACGAAACGTTCGATGCAAAGCGCCTGCAGGAGGTTCTGCAGCGGCGGGCGCCGATCTACGACAAGAGCCAGGACGGCCATTACAATCTGATTTCGGCGCTGCATAAATCCGTGCGCGGTTCCGACCCGCAGGCGGCTCTCTACTATCTCGGGCGCATGCTCGATGCGGGCGAAGACCCGATGTATCTGGCCCGGCGCGTCATCCGCATGGCGGTGGAGGATATCGGCCTTGCCGATCCACAGGGGCTCGTGCAGGCGAACGCCGCGAAAGAGGCGTACCACATGCTGGGCACGCCGGAAGGCGAGCTCGCGCTTGCTCAGGCTGTCGTCTATCTGGCGACGGCGCCCAAATCGAATGCTCTCTACAAGGCCTATGGAGCTGCGCGCCGAACGGCCAAGGAGGCCGGCTCGCTTCCTCCTCCAAAGCACATCCTCAACGCCCCGACGAAGCTGATGCAGTCGGAAGGCTATGGGGCCGGCTACGCCTACGATCATGCTCAGGAAGAGGCGTTTTCGGGGCAGGATTATTTTCCCGACGAGCTTGATCGGCAGGAATTTTACGTGCCGACCGGACGGGGTTTCGAAGCGGAGCTCAAACGACGCCTCGATCATTGGGATCGCCTGCGCCGCGAGCGTGCCAAAGACCAAGACGAGACCTGA
- a CDS encoding BCCT family transporter, which yields MSEQTVDQTGDATEDIPTDYEVGQDNIQVFGLDFHNPVFIVSGLTIILFVALSLIFQEGAESFFTWLRPFLTSNLDWLFLIAGNVFVLFSLFLIVSPFGKIRLGGPDARPEYNYAGWFAMLFAAGMGIGLMFYGVSEPLTHYNASVAADAAQAGSDAPLMGAPGDPEGARRLAMAATIFHWGLHPWAIYAVVALALALFSYNKGLPLTIRSAFYPIFGEAVWGWLGHVIDTLAVFATLFGLATSLGFGAEQALAGLNHIFGIPDTDPWKVGLIVAITGCALTSVVAGLDAGVKRLSEINMVLAFLLLVFVVAVGPTLAIVSGFFENIVAYARDIIPLSNPIGRSDDSFRNGWTTFYWAWWISWSPFVGMFIARVSYGRTVREFMICVLIIPTVVSIFWMTAFGGTAISQLMNGYEGAVSAELPVKLFLMLEHLPLASITSFIGIVLVIVFFVTSSDSGSLVIDTITAGGKVDAPVAQRVFWATFEGLVAIALLLGGGLKALQSAAVATGFPFALILLLMIWCIYQGLKGEQRALIEAEEAEVTA from the coding sequence ATGAGCGAACAGACGGTGGATCAAACAGGCGATGCGACCGAGGACATACCGACCGACTACGAGGTTGGTCAGGACAACATCCAGGTCTTCGGCCTCGATTTTCACAACCCCGTATTCATCGTGTCAGGGCTGACGATCATTCTGTTCGTTGCTCTCTCCCTTATCTTTCAGGAGGGGGCGGAGAGCTTCTTCACCTGGCTGCGCCCGTTCCTGACGTCGAACCTCGACTGGCTCTTTTTGATAGCCGGAAACGTCTTCGTCCTCTTTTCCCTGTTTTTGATCGTCTCGCCTTTCGGGAAAATTCGGCTGGGCGGTCCTGATGCCAGACCGGAGTACAATTACGCGGGCTGGTTCGCCATGCTCTTCGCTGCGGGCATGGGTATCGGCCTCATGTTCTACGGCGTTTCGGAGCCGCTGACCCATTATAACGCTTCCGTCGCAGCGGATGCCGCGCAAGCCGGGAGCGATGCGCCTTTGATGGGCGCGCCTGGCGATCCCGAAGGCGCGAGGCGGCTCGCGATGGCGGCCACGATCTTCCACTGGGGTCTGCATCCCTGGGCGATCTATGCCGTTGTCGCGCTTGCCCTTGCGCTTTTCAGCTACAACAAGGGCCTGCCTTTAACGATCCGCTCCGCCTTTTATCCGATCTTCGGTGAAGCCGTGTGGGGTTGGCTCGGCCATGTCATCGATACGCTCGCGGTCTTTGCGACGCTCTTCGGACTGGCGACATCGCTCGGTTTCGGTGCGGAACAGGCGCTTGCGGGTCTCAACCACATCTTCGGCATTCCGGACACAGATCCGTGGAAGGTGGGCCTGATCGTCGCCATCACCGGCTGCGCACTCACCTCGGTTGTGGCTGGTCTCGATGCGGGCGTGAAACGGCTGAGCGAGATCAATATGGTCCTCGCCTTCCTTCTCCTCGTTTTCGTGGTGGCCGTGGGTCCGACGCTTGCGATCGTCTCAGGCTTTTTTGAGAACATCGTCGCCTATGCGCGCGACATCATTCCGCTGTCGAACCCGATCGGCCGCAGCGATGACAGTTTCCGCAATGGCTGGACGACTTTCTACTGGGCCTGGTGGATTTCCTGGTCGCCCTTCGTCGGCATGTTCATTGCACGCGTTTCGTATGGGCGGACGGTGCGTGAGTTCATGATCTGCGTCCTCATCATCCCGACGGTCGTCAGCATCTTCTGGATGACGGCCTTTGGCGGAACCGCGATTTCGCAGCTGATGAATGGCTATGAAGGGGCCGTCAGCGCCGAGCTGCCTGTGAAGCTCTTCCTGATGCTGGAGCATCTGCCTCTCGCTTCGATCACGTCGTTCATCGGCATCGTTCTGGTGATTGTCTTCTTCGTGACGTCGTCGGATTCCGGCTCGCTGGTGATCGATACGATCACGGCTGGAGGCAAGGTCGATGCGCCGGTCGCCCAGCGTGTCTTCTGGGCGACCTTCGAGGGACTTGTCGCGATTGCGCTCCTTCTCGGGGGCGGGCTCAAGGCCTTGCAATCGGCAGCTGTCGCCACGGGTTTCCCCTTCGCGCTCATTCTGCTCCTCATGATCTGGTGCATTTATCAGGGATTGAAGGGCGAGCAGCGCGCGCTGATAGAAGCGGAGGAAGCTGAGGTGACGGCCTGA
- a CDS encoding RluA family pseudouridine synthase, translating to MSAPASVVMRRVDRDESGMRVDRWFKEHYPGLGFGHLQKLLRSGQVRVDGGRVKTSTRLIAGQEVRVPPLATGDVRPQTKATIRDRRDVDVLNEALLYEDSQVYVFNKPAGLAVQGGSGVNRHVDGMLEALRDRQGRKPRLVHRLDRDTAGVLVVARTRSAAAFFGKAFKERESRKFYWALVKGVPKPPQGKISTFLVRGEGDDAERMRVARHGERGADHALSHYAVADQAGSRLSWLVMRPVTGRTHQLRAHAAHIGNPIIGDSKYFDVENWELPGGIQNRLHLLARRIILPHPTGGTLDVTAPLPPHMAQSWAVLGFDETGAEAAAEAV from the coding sequence ATGAGCGCGCCGGCTTCCGTCGTCATGCGCCGCGTCGACCGGGACGAATCCGGCATGCGCGTCGATCGTTGGTTCAAGGAGCATTATCCGGGCCTGGGTTTCGGCCATCTGCAGAAGCTTCTTCGCTCCGGCCAGGTGCGTGTGGATGGGGGCCGGGTGAAGACTTCGACCCGCCTGATCGCTGGTCAGGAGGTGCGTGTGCCTCCGCTTGCAACAGGCGATGTGCGCCCGCAGACGAAAGCGACCATCCGTGACCGGCGCGATGTCGATGTGCTCAACGAAGCGCTCCTTTACGAGGACAGTCAGGTCTACGTCTTCAACAAGCCCGCCGGGCTTGCGGTTCAGGGCGGATCTGGCGTCAATCGTCACGTCGACGGGATGCTGGAGGCGCTTCGCGATCGCCAAGGCCGCAAGCCGCGTCTCGTCCATCGTCTCGATCGCGATACGGCAGGCGTGCTTGTCGTGGCCCGCACGCGAAGTGCGGCGGCCTTTTTCGGCAAGGCCTTCAAGGAGCGCGAGAGCCGCAAGTTTTACTGGGCGCTGGTGAAGGGCGTTCCAAAGCCGCCGCAGGGCAAGATTTCGACGTTCCTCGTGCGCGGAGAGGGTGACGACGCTGAGCGTATGCGGGTCGCCCGTCACGGCGAGCGGGGCGCGGATCACGCGCTGTCGCACTATGCCGTTGCCGACCAGGCCGGTTCGCGTTTGTCATGGCTCGTCATGCGGCCGGTGACGGGACGCACGCATCAGCTGAGAGCCCATGCCGCTCATATCGGAAACCCGATTATCGGTGATTCGAAATATTTCGACGTGGAGAACTGGGAGTTGCCGGGCGGCATTCAAAACCGGCTGCATCTCCTTGCGCGGAGAATCATTTTGCCACATCCCACCGGCGGCACTCTCGACGTGACGGCGCCCCTGCCACCGCATATGGCGCAGAGCTGGGCCGTGCTCGGTTTCGACGAGACGGGCGCGGAGGCTGCGGCTGAGGCCGTTTGA